A window of Adhaeribacter arboris genomic DNA:
TTCTTAGGCGGGGTTACTTGATGCATAATTAAAAAGGAAAATTTCCCGTAATAATCCGGATTTTCTAACAGAGATAAATTGTTTTTTTACTCTTTGCGGCTCCTTAGTCCAAGTAACCAGTCTTTTAATTTTTAGATACGGAATATCTCTACCACCTACTTCCCAGGTTGCGGATCTAAATGGCTACTTTCATTACTCCGATCAGGAAATAATTATTCAGTAAATAATTAGTGAATTCTGATTCAAAAATTCAAGCCCAAATGTAAGATTTAACCGTAGAAACTAACCGGATTGTTAGTAATCTTGCGCTATAACTCCTGCAAATAGTAACTGCTTTTATGAAATTCAAAGGTAATCGCCTGCTTCTCTTTTTTGCTGCTTAAGTTTAAGCTGCGCCCGACCCGAGGTTAATACAAAAAACACTAATATCTTACCCGCTTCTGCTTTACAACCTTATGGCAGATACGTAGTGAACCAAGAGCAAAATGTAGAACTAATAAGCTCGGCTGTGCATTTTGGTTTTAGTTTTGAGGGAGAAGAATGTCAGATATATGCCACTATCCCTAATCCTGAAGGGCATAACTATTTGCAGTATGAGCTGGATGGGGTATATCAAAAAAGAATTAAAATAAGCGGCAACTCGCAAGAACCTATTCGCATTACAGCTCCGGGAGCAGGTACTCACACGATTTGGATTTACAAAGCTACTGAAGCGCATACCGGTCCGATTGGGATTCAAAAAATTGCCGCTAAAAACATAAAATCTATCAAAAAGCCGACTCAGCCGTTAATAGAATTTATTGGCAATAGTATTACCTGCGGAGCGGCAGCGGATCCTTCGGAAGTACCTTGTGGCACCGGGGTTTACCACGACCAGCACAACGCTTACATGGCTTATGGGCCTAGGGTAGCCCGTAGTTTAGGAGCTAACTTTATATTGAGCAGTGTAAGCGGAATTGGCATCTATCGTAACTGGAATAGCAACGGACCCACCATGCCACAAGTATATGAGAAGCTAGACTTTCAGGATCAGAATTCAAAACTTTGGCAATTTGCCACTTTTACGCCCCAAGTGGTAAGCATTGCTTTGGGTACGAACGACTTCAGCAAGGGCGACGGTAAAAAGGAAAGATTACCTTTTGATAGTGCCAGCTTTGTGAGCACTTACATTAGGTTTGTACAAGTAGTAAAAACGAAATATCCGCGGGCGCAAATAGCTCTTTTAAGCAGTCCAATGGTAAACGGCTCCAACCGAACCCTTCTGCAAAATTGCCTCACTGCCGTAAAACAAAGCACCGACACTTCCTATCCAGCCGATAAACCCGTAGCCTTGTATTTTTTCCGGCCTATGCAAGCCCGGGGTTGTAGTGGACATCCGAATGTAGAAGATCACGCTATTTTAGCAGCCGAACTAGAACCATTTTTTAAGCAATTATTGCTGTAAAGGAGTATAGAAGATTTATCCAACCAGAGTTATCAAAAACCTCTTAGTGAACTAATTAGTATTACTAAGTAGCTTTTTAGGAGAATTTTGAATAGCATCGTACACCACCGGACCGAAAAAAGCCAGATTTTCTAGAATACAGGTCATGCTGTAGAATTTTTTCGGATCAACGTCCGGATGCTCCGCCATAGCAACCAGGATATTATCTAAAGCGTTCTGGAATTTATAATTAAAATCTTCTTTGGTTATTTCCATGTAAAATTAAGGTTAGCTACTATTACCTTTCCCATTATGTAAAGGATAAAATTACCGGAATAGTGCCCGATAAAAAATATGAAAGGCGTAATTGCGCCAAAAGGTTTTAGAGCAAATCTACTCTTAATGAAAATCCAACTTAGGTAAAGTTCAAAGAAGATTTCACGTTATTTTTGGTGATTCAGATAGATTAGCAATTTTTTTGCAATGAAAAACCATCTTACTATATACTAAAATTTACGGACCTGCTCTTCCAGTTATCTTTCTTTCATTAACCTTTTCGTAGAGTTTCAGCTTTTTCGGCTGCCAGTAAATCGGATTTTGCCGGTGAAACAGGTAATGCTTCCATCCGTTTAATCATTTCTGCTTTACTGGCAAGAAAAGCTGCTTGATTTTTTGGTTAACGGGTTCTGCTAAAGGTAATTTAACG
This region includes:
- a CDS encoding SGNH/GDSL hydrolase family protein, translated to MNQEQNVELISSAVHFGFSFEGEECQIYATIPNPEGHNYLQYELDGVYQKRIKISGNSQEPIRITAPGAGTHTIWIYKATEAHTGPIGIQKIAAKNIKSIKKPTQPLIEFIGNSITCGAAADPSEVPCGTGVYHDQHNAYMAYGPRVARSLGANFILSSVSGIGIYRNWNSNGPTMPQVYEKLDFQDQNSKLWQFATFTPQVVSIALGTNDFSKGDGKKERLPFDSASFVSTYIRFVQVVKTKYPRAQIALLSSPMVNGSNRTLLQNCLTAVKQSTDTSYPADKPVALYFFRPMQARGCSGHPNVEDHAILAAELEPFFKQLLL